CAGCTTTTCTCTTGGGGCCTCCATCGACCTGTCCGCAGCAGCCAACTCTTTCTGATGTAGTTGGACTACATCGATTGTGCTACGTACTATCTCCATTTGCAGAAGAAAAAGCAGTTCAGTACTGAAGTTGGTGTTTGCAGTCTTTGCAGATCCAACAAGTAGAAGCAAAAACATTCAGAAATCGAGCCCACAAAGCTGCCAGCTGAGATTGATTGCAATGAGTTTATTGACAACCTCAGAAAGTTTTTTCATGTTGTCTAGGTTCCTTCATATGATGCATGACCACCTGAAATTGATGGCAACACAGTCTGCAATACTCGACAATGCAAAAACAGCATTAAACGACTCGTCTTGATGAAGTTCAAGTTCGACTCATCTCATTCTACATCTGGATCGTGAACTGATCTGTAGTTCGAGTCTGCACATCTAACCCCCATCCGAGTTGTATGAGCGCACATAGACATCTACAATATCTCATGAAAAAAGCAATGGGACAGACTTCCTCTATTGAACAGTCAAAGGACGAATTGGATAAAACACCACCCATAAAATCTACGCTCGTCTATGGCAGTATTCCATGCGTGCTACCAGTTCTTGCGAGACAACCAGACTCTACGCACTTTCAGAGGCTTTTATAGCACGCAAAGAGTAGTCACATTGCTAATGTACTATTGGAGTTACACTCAGTGGACCCAGTACATTTTAGTAGATGTTTGATACACTACATTCttatttcagaaagcatttgGCTGTAACAGTGTAATTCGTCTCTGTCCAGCATCTCAGATCGGAACCCTCAGCAGAGTTGTATTTTCAGTAATACTTGGTTTGTGCCTCCAAGGAAGCATTAGTCACTTTAACCAGCTATATACAAAGGCTCAGGCAACTGCGCATAATATTCCATCTCTGCAAAACACGCAAGGGAGGAGTAGACAGGATGCTAGCAGGACAATTTTGGTGTTTATTGACTCTTAGAACAATAATGCAAGTTTTTAGAAAATCAGTTAATTATCATATACTGTTTTTTCTTGGCCCGACGACAGCCAAAATTGAGCATGGTTTTTAGACATTGGTTGCTCGCTCCAACCTGTCACTTTAAAAAGATCCAGTGTGTCCAACTTAAATAAAGAACATTGTCAAGCAATAAGGCGAAAAACACAACACAGGCCCTAGAAGTAACCATTTTGGCTTCAATCTGCCGTCACTACACAAGGCAGACCTAACCTACCTCTGATGGGACTCTGCAGAGTGTGGTGAACTTCATCCGCAGAAATCAGAGCCTTAAACAGGATTCTGGCTCTGACTCCTATGCCTACCCAGTGCTGCACTGTTTAGGTGCAAATGTTCAGGGAAattcaaacaaaaccaaaatcactTTTGGTAACCcttattaaaaaatatatgaGACCAGAATCCTGATACTGtccctttaataaagaaagaaaaaaacggAGACCCACAGGGAAACTGCAgtgtttgaaattaaattaactgAATGAAACCACCGGCTCTTCTTTTTCCAGGTTATCCATCACCGCGCGAGGTCCTAGCCCTAGACCAGATCTGTTCGGCTTTAGGCCCTTTCCAACgcacttaaaacaaacaacattatgtcaatttatttaaaataaatatgggaAACCCCAGAAATCCTTGATACTGTtcccttttaataaagaaaagaaaagaaaaggagacccACAGGAAACTGATGTTTGAAAATTAATTAACTGAATGAAATACCAACCggctttttttccagtttctggaTCCCCATTTAGGAAGAGTAGGCCTTAGCAATGCGCACAGCTTCAGAAAACACCTGCATGAAATGANNNNNNNNNNNNNNNNNNNNNNNNNcctgccaggagattccactgctgtagtctggagcccaacagctagactagagccaatcagcaattttaagcatcattttcgtctcagtgacccagaattagtaaagtttgactacatttatttcagaagcattttggctgtagagcagtgtaatttgtCTCTGTCCAGCATCTCAGATCCAGGAACTCCTCAGCAGAGTTTGTATTTTCAGTAATCTTGGTTTGTGCCTCCACAGGAAGCAAATTAAAGAAATACCAAGgaagaaaataatatttaataattttgtttatgAAGTATATATTTATTAAAACCTTGAAAGTAATTTTACTCTGGatttttatgtgttttttaaTGGATTACTTGGTTTTGGACcttttaatgaaataataatattaaaaaagaaacaaacaatctaTTGCAGATTCTAACTTTGTATCAATTTCTAATGTTCTTAATAAGTGTTTGTCTCCAAGAGCGTTGTTGCCATTTCTATAGCCGACTAATTTGCTTTCATCAGAAATTCTTTTGGATAGCGCTGATTATTCTTGCTGAAGTGTTACTTCCATTCTGAATCTCTGTTTTCCATAGTGTTAGTAAGAAGACATGGGCTACAGCATATTAATATGCTGCTGTTAcgcagctgtgcatctctatcatgCCCGATCTAGCCAGTACACTGGAACAGATGACACAGTGTATGCATTAATTTGAGCATTAGCCAATTGAGACTCAGTCCAGATGAGACTACGAGATTGTTGTTAGATTAGTGGAAACAATCAGAAGTATTGGTAAGGATTATATCTGCATCTTGATTGCCATTTGTTATGCAAAATTAAGGTTACCACCAGATGGTTATCCAGCAGTTGGGGGCGAAAGCACTTTTTTACATCTGTGCTTATCTAGAATACTGTGTACTTCCCTTTTGAATGTCCTGTGATCATTATCTGTGCATCTTCGGGATTATACTATTGCAACATGCTGTGCATGGGCCTACAGCTTGGGACCATTCAGAAGCCAAAGTAATTGTTGAGTAGTGTTTCAGACTGACAGCTTGTCACACCAGTGCTCTGCACCTGCTGCCTGTGGGCTTCTGGGTGGAATTGAAGGTGGCATTTTTGACTTTTAAGGTCCTAAATGGTTGGAACCTGGTCATCTGAGAGATCCCCTCTTTCCTTGTGTGATACCACTACAGCTGTATCAGTGAAGGCACTCAAGTTTAATACCCCATGGCTTAAAAGGGAGGGATGAGAGTAGCAGAACACTTTCTGCAAGTGGCCTTTGCCTGCAATTCACTGCCCTCAACAGCACATATTAATTCTCAGGTTTGAGGGGAAGGCTTGGGCTGTTGTGCAGgtcattattgttattttggCATCTTATTTTTGGCAGATGTTATAACATTTTTGATATTGTTTTTAGGAAGCTTTGTTAAAGTATTAGAGTTGAGGAAAAGCATTTCCAAATAATCTAAATATGTAAAATtcataaaacctttaaaaaaacttTGTACAAAACCAGATTTTTGTGTTTTAGAAAATCAAAGTTGTCATGTAATCCTCAATTGGACGGATGTCTTTGAGATGTTTGAAGGGATCTAGCTGTGAAATATCATGGTTATGGATGTCAAAAAGTAGACTCAATATACGGTGTCTTAGTTTCCAACTAGTCCCaacaaaaaagcagcagcagggttCTATTCTCCAGATGTCTGTATCTGATTGTGATTGTTCTCATAGCTCCAAGTGATTCGCTGATTCTTAGTGATAAGttataaggctaagattttgtcatgagtatttttagtaaaagtcacgacctgtccatggcttttactaTATAAATACCCTTGACTAAAACTTAGCAGTTCCTGGGGCCCTGGGACGCTGCTGCTGTGGGGGCCCAGAGGCCGACAGCTAGCCCCTGCACTGGCTGCAGGGGCTGACAGCCCCCAGCCACACCTGTTCTGAGACCCTGGGGACCACTGCTCAGGCACtctccagggccagctgccccagggctgctgctcgGGTGCttcccctgggctggctgcccctAGGACCGCTGCTCGGGTGCTCCATGGGCTGTCCAAGCAGCTGTCGGTGCGGCTAGCCCTGGGGTAGCCCCTGGGACTGCTGCTTGAGcgctccccagggccagctgcctgAGCAGTGGTTGTTGTGGCTGGCCCTGGAGCTGCACCCGGGACCACTCCTTCAACACGCCCCCGGGGCTGCCCCTGGGACCACTACTCAGGCGCTCCCCAGGGCCAGTCACCCTGGAACCACCTGAACAGCAGCCGGTGCAGCTGGCTCCGGGCTACTCCAGCTATAGCCGGTTTGGCTGGCTGTGGGGCACCCAAGGAGCACCTGGTGAGGCTGGCCCCAGGGCGCCTGAGTAGCTGGCCTCGGGATCAGCCTCACTGGCCATTGCAGCtgtgaaagtcacagaatctgtgacttacCGAATTGCAGCCTTAGTGATAAGAGGGGGCTAGGACATGGCGGTGTTTCAGATGTAGAGAGTTTCCTTGGTGTCATGCTGTTCTATACCCTTTTACTTGAGATGAGAAATGCTCAACACTCTTCCTGCTGCAGTAACCCTCCttaacatttccatttttaccCTGAATGGTGGTTCGCATGAGCCATGTAATTCTAGCACAGATGTACTGTATAAAGAAATGTCTCCTGAGATGATTAAATGATGGGTGTGTCAGTACATTGCAGCTCAATAGATAGTAGCTGGACGCAAATGAATTAATATTCAGTTTTACACTGCTCCTTTGCAGCAGTGAATACTGACAAAGGGCCTACAAGCAGCAGCAAATTGCTCTGCCTTAAAAACTTGTTACATTAAGACAGAGGCATAACAGGGGTCATAAAGTTCCACTTTCCCCTGAAAAGCTGCTAGCAAAAAAGAATGGTGCTGTTTGAATCATTGAATAAACTCTAATAGCCCTTTTTACACACATTTCAGAACCAAAAGGAGAGAAGCCTGTGACAAATGTGTATCTGCTATATCAAACCTGTTCCTATTAGGTTTTAAAATAAGTGTATTTTCTTGAAGTACAAAAATTAACCTtcaatctaaaatatttaatacattttaagttCCTTCAGAGAAGAGAGTCAAGAATGAAATATTTGCATGGACTCCTAAGCAACCTTCTAGGAGGTTGGGAGCCTTTTCTTTTATAGTGCAATGTCAGAcgaaacattttttctttcatcCTTTAAATCAAAGTTCCATGGTAGAAGTGCCAATAAAATCACAGAAGATTGGATTAAAAAGAAATGGTGAAGACAAGTAATTCCCcagtactttttatttatttttcttgttagtGTATCTTTGATGttatctgattttatttttaagaagccAGGATAATTCCTTCCAGCTGTTGCACACACAGAAACTGATTGCTGTAGTAAATGATGAGCATTTCCCAGCACAGAACATAcatttctttatctttttctGATGACTTGTTTGGAGGCAGGCACAGGACTAGAGAGTTATCTCACTTATACGAATTTTACATGGATgttgcttcagtggagttactcctgatttacatcactgtaaatgagagcagattcAGGTCCAATTAGCACCAGGTAATATGGTAAAAGCACTCAGCTGCTGTAAAATGGCTTAGGTCCGCTGAGGAACTTTACACCatctaaggatctggccctaaatctgtGCATATAGTAAAAATGTAAGATTGTTTCCCTGCCCTACTGAATACAGGGAACCTCCAGATCCCATGTTGGCCATTTGTTTGACAGGCATCACAGGTTAGTGTGTACACTTAAtcactttgttttctctcttctcaGTGTTGGTGCACTTGTGGGTCTGTCGATAGCAGCGGTGGTCCTGCTTGCTTTTATCATCACAGTGTGTGTTCTCTGTTACTTGTTTATCAGTGTGAAGCCACGCAGCAAGCTGGATACAGGTTTAAGCTTGCAGACAGCGGTAAGATCAGCTTTGTGTTGTAGACATCATTTGCAGCAATAAAGGTTTACTCCCATCAAGAATTTTAAAACCCTACTAGGGATCCATCTGAGCACCTAAATAGCCTTAAAAATCTGTACCTAAGTATATGTGTACAGCTCGGTAAAATACTCGTAGTTGGTCTGTGTCAGTGgacttgggctcacggggctcaCGCAGCAGGGTATTGTAAAATCTCAAACCATTCCTGTTATAAGTCCTTAATTAAAGACTATGCAGGAAATTCTGAGAGTTTTGTTTAACTATATCTCTGGGTATTTAAAATCCTCATCAGAGAAGAACACCCTTTTGAAGTAATTGGCATCCCTGTGGTTGAGAGCAGTGAGCAATCCCTGAGCTCCAGGATTGCAGCTGTGGCCACTTCTGCTCAGCAATAAAAGAATAGTTAAGGGCTCCGTTTACTCCCCCTGCATATCCCACTGCACATGGCCCACCAGTCTGATAGCATTTTAAACAGTTCAACTATGTGTATTCACCATGTACTCTTGCTCATATTAGCTTGGACAATTTTCTAGGTCAGGCTATCCCACTCCATTGCAAAGTGGTgataataaattacattttattatgGGCACTAACACTGCCCTTTAAATCTGAGCCTCTATTTAAGCCTCCTGTGATGTATTCAAACTCGGACTACAGGGACCTCTGGGATGGAATATGGAGACAATTACAGACTTACAAATTACTAATGAGGGCCTGAAAAGAATGATTTTTAATACAATAATTAGTTATTTGTTATTACAAAATTAGGAGATTGGACTAAGTAAGGTTTCATAATTTCATTTTACAAGGGAAAGCTTAGCCTGAAAAATAGCACATTGACTTTTGTCTTCCATTATTAAAGATCTCTAATGTGGATTGTTCAGATAAGCCAATCATTTGTCTGTAGCTGGTCAAGAATTTtttggcttttttgccacctcaagtgGCGAagcctccccccaaccccaaaagATAAAGCCAtgatcggcggcagctctaccatgCCGCTTCATTACTCGGCGGCAATTCACctgtgggtccttccctccgagagggagtgagggacccaacGCCAAAGACTTGGACATGCTactcctttccattggccaccccaagcacttgcttccttTGCTGATGCCTGGAGTGGCTCTgcgcaccccttggcttgaagggGTTTCtgttatatacagggtttacagtttggtttcaTGGCTTTCAccacccccactataaaagttGCTTCAACACCCTTGCAGAGGGCACAAGAGCCAGACGTGGAGGAGGTGGGGATGAAGGGAGTCAATTGGGACAAGAAACTtgcaagggggggaggggattgggaCTGGAGGCTtgcaagggaaggagagggaaactAGGACTGTGAGGCAGGGTCTGGGGGAGACTGGGAGTGGACTCTGAAGGAGATACTAGGAAATGGGGAGGAAAACATAGTAGGAGGACTCGGAACTAGTAAATTTGGGGGGGGTGAGTCTGGGAAAGGCTGGGCAAACAGACTAGGACTGAGAACCAGTGGGGTAGGGAGAagatgatgggggaggggagtcatATTTGACAAGGGGCCAGGTGCAGGAGGGAGAATAAAGGACTGGGTAGGCAAAGACTCTGGGGGAGCACTGACAATGGATGAAGAGCCTGGGTAGGGAGTTTGGGAAAGGAAGCCAACGTGGGTGGGATGAGAGCAATTGGTGGCCACAGTGGTAGGGAACTGGACTGGCTAGGCAAAGAGTCTGAGAAAAGGAATTGTGTGGGGTGAGGATTGGAAAAAGCTGGGTAAAGAGACTGGAACTGGAAATAAGGGAAGATGGGATGGAGGAGTCTGGAGAAGTGAGACTATGacttgctgggcaaggagactggaatGAGTAGCgtgaggagtggagactgggactgagtaGGCAAGGAGAGTGGGACTGGGGTGAAGAGACAGGACATGACAGAAAAGGTCACAGCTAGTGGGAACAGTCATAAGAATGTGTCCACCAGAGCAAATTCCTCTcctgagcagggactggaactcaagattcctgagtctcacaatTTTTctgttgtcagcaaatatctatgaAACTTGCTGGCAAAGGGTGTGTCTCATCCCCTCTAGTCCACAgaagatgacaacctactactgctatgaGTTACTCAATTAGcttaagtggcagaggtctgtacGGTACATCTAAAGGTTCCAGTCCTCTTGGTGATCCATCTGGGTGTCACTAAGATGCCTCATGTtgaaatttctgtttttcagtttgttttttgtaaaaccCTAGGAACACAACACTGTAACCGTAATAATACTCTTTTAAATAAAGGCAAGCagtcaaaaattaggaaatactagagcaggggtaggcaacctatggctcgCATACCAAagacggcacacaagctgattttcagtggcacttgcactgTTTGGGGCCTGGCCACAAGTCtgtgggggctctgcattttaatttaattttaaattaagcttcttaaacattaaaaccttatttactttacatacaacaatagtttagttatatattatagactcatagaaagagaccttctaaaaacgttaaaattatTACTGACACGCGGAACTTTAAATTAGAGTtcatacat
This sequence is a window from Chelonoidis abingdonii isolate Lonesome George chromosome 7, CheloAbing_2.0, whole genome shotgun sequence. Protein-coding genes within it:
- the SHISAL2A gene encoding protein shisa-like-2A translates to MSSDCTSYLSADGTLVSGFSCPRADGEASAVYCCGFQDVKYCCDDPNSFFPYEHGYMWWLSVGALVGLSIAAVVLLAFIITVCVLCYLFISVKPRSKLDTGLSLQTAISNVDCSDKPIICL